From Anaerolineales bacterium, one genomic window encodes:
- a CDS encoding 50S ribosome-binding GTPase, with amino-acid sequence MPTNLPPDYFEVEARYRSASTPEEKVACLEEMLTKIPKHKGTDKLRGDLRKKLSKLKSTAQARKAVSRQESAFHIDKEGAGQIAVIGHANVGKSMLVSTLTNAKPEVADYPFTTWKPTPGMMRYENVQFQLIDTPPTNREFIEPELIELIRRADIILIVVDIRADPLSQLHSVVDLLRENRIVPAHIAQEDAANQTLSVKPVLVLANKNDDEAIDENFEIFKTLLEQDWPLLPISAKTGRNLDRLKEILFEQLDIIRVYSKAPGREPDYQSPFILDRGCTVEEFAGKVHQDFYKQLKSARVWGSAEHDGIMVGRDYILQDGDVVELRI; translated from the coding sequence ATGCCTACAAATCTTCCCCCAGACTATTTTGAGGTCGAAGCGCGCTATCGTTCGGCGAGCACACCGGAGGAAAAGGTTGCTTGCCTCGAGGAAATGCTAACCAAAATTCCCAAACATAAGGGAACCGACAAACTACGCGGTGATTTGCGCAAGAAACTATCCAAATTGAAATCCACTGCACAAGCCCGAAAGGCTGTAAGCCGACAGGAATCTGCGTTTCACATCGATAAGGAAGGCGCGGGACAAATCGCAGTGATCGGGCATGCCAACGTTGGCAAGTCCATGCTCGTGTCTACACTCACCAACGCCAAACCCGAGGTCGCCGATTATCCTTTTACCACGTGGAAACCGACTCCTGGGATGATGCGCTACGAAAACGTTCAATTTCAACTTATCGACACTCCACCGACCAATCGTGAATTCATCGAGCCGGAATTGATCGAACTCATCCGCCGGGCAGATATTATTCTCATCGTAGTGGATATTCGCGCCGATCCACTTTCACAATTACATTCCGTTGTTGATCTGCTGCGGGAAAACAGAATCGTCCCGGCGCATATTGCCCAAGAGGATGCCGCCAATCAAACCCTCTCAGTAAAGCCCGTGCTCGTCCTGGCCAATAAGAACGACGATGAGGCCATAGATGAAAACTTCGAGATCTTTAAAACCTTGCTCGAGCAGGATTGGCCGCTTTTGCCCATCTCTGCGAAGACAGGGAGGAATCTGGATCGTTTGAAGGAGATCCTTTTCGAGCAATTGGATATCATTCGCGTTTATTCGAAGGCGCCTGGAAGGGAACCCGATTATCAATCACCGTTCATCCTCGATCGCGGGTGCACGGTGGAGGAATTCGCAGGTAAAGTGCATCAGGATTTCTATAAGCAGCTCAAAAGCGCCCGCGTGTGGGGCAGCGCCGAACACGACGGCATCATGGTCGGGCGTGATTATATATTGCAGGATGGTGACGTTGTCGAGCTTCGCATCTAA